The following are from one region of the Luteimonas sp. MC1572 genome:
- the nuoI gene encoding NADH-quinone oxidoreductase subunit NuoI, protein MGKILSWAKSLLLLEMLAGMWLTLRYLFRPKYTIMYPMEKTPQSPRFRGLHALRRYPNGEERCIACKLCEAVCPALAITIDSEQREDGTRRTTRYDIDLFKCIFCGFCEESCPVDSIVETHIHEYHFENRGENIVNKQQLLAIGDRLEAEIAERRTADAGYR, encoded by the coding sequence ATGGGCAAGATCCTTTCCTGGGCGAAGAGCCTGCTGCTGCTGGAGATGCTGGCCGGCATGTGGCTGACGCTCCGCTACCTGTTCCGTCCCAAGTACACGATCATGTACCCGATGGAAAAGACCCCGCAGTCGCCGCGCTTCCGGGGGCTGCACGCGCTGCGCCGCTATCCCAACGGCGAAGAGCGCTGCATCGCCTGCAAGCTGTGCGAGGCGGTGTGCCCGGCGCTGGCGATCACCATCGATTCCGAGCAGCGCGAGGACGGCACGCGCCGGACCACGCGCTACGACATCGACCTGTTCAAGTGCATCTTCTGCGGATTCTGCGAGGAGTCCTGCCCGGTTGATTCGATCGTGGAAACGCACATCCACGAGTACCACTTCGAGAACCGTGGCGAGAACATCGTCAACAAGCAGCAGTTGCTGGCCATCGGTGACCGGCTCGAGGCCGAGATCGCCGAACGCCGCACCGCCGACGCCGGATACAGGTAA
- the nuoH gene encoding NADH-quinone oxidoreductase subunit NuoH, with protein MSTTNTASLVLDAVAPFREWLDALGPIGTVLWLVLLILCIAMPVIIAVAFYVVWERKLIGWMHIRHGPMYVGWGVLQAFADVFKLLFKEVIQPTRAHPVLYVLAPMITLVPALAAWAVVPFDARMVLSNANAGLLYLLAVVSLGVYGIIIAGWASNSKYAFLGAMRAAAQMVSYEIAMGFALVGVMVASGSLNLSAIVMAQAGNAGFLEWFWLPLLPLFVIYFISGVAETNRSPFDVVEGESEIVAGHMVEYSGSVFALFFLAEYANMILVSVLTAIFFLGGWLSPFQGWFAGVPVLEWLAVDGWWWLIAKAFFFASCFVWFRATFPRYRYDQIMRLGWKVFIPLAIAWIAVTALMAYFGVFEAGA; from the coding sequence ATGAGCACGACCAATACCGCAAGCCTCGTGCTCGACGCCGTCGCGCCGTTCCGCGAGTGGCTGGATGCGCTCGGACCCATCGGCACCGTGCTCTGGCTGGTGCTGCTGATCCTGTGCATCGCCATGCCGGTGATCATCGCCGTGGCGTTCTACGTGGTCTGGGAGCGCAAGCTGATCGGCTGGATGCACATCCGCCACGGGCCGATGTATGTCGGCTGGGGCGTGCTGCAGGCGTTCGCCGACGTGTTCAAGCTGCTGTTCAAGGAGGTCATCCAGCCGACACGCGCGCATCCGGTGCTGTACGTGCTGGCGCCGATGATCACCCTGGTGCCGGCGCTGGCCGCCTGGGCGGTGGTGCCGTTCGACGCGCGGATGGTGCTGTCCAACGCCAACGCCGGCCTGCTGTACCTGCTGGCGGTGGTCTCGCTGGGCGTGTACGGCATCATCATCGCCGGCTGGGCGTCCAACTCGAAGTACGCGTTCCTTGGCGCCATGCGCGCCGCGGCGCAGATGGTGAGCTACGAGATCGCCATGGGCTTCGCGCTGGTCGGCGTGATGGTCGCCTCGGGCAGCCTCAACCTGAGCGCGATCGTGATGGCGCAGGCGGGCAACGCGGGCTTCCTGGAGTGGTTCTGGCTGCCGCTGCTGCCGCTGTTCGTCATCTACTTCATCTCCGGCGTGGCCGAGACCAACCGCTCGCCGTTCGACGTGGTGGAAGGCGAGTCCGAGATCGTCGCCGGGCACATGGTGGAGTACTCCGGTTCGGTGTTCGCGCTGTTCTTCCTGGCCGAGTACGCCAACATGATCCTGGTGAGCGTGCTCACGGCGATCTTCTTCCTCGGCGGCTGGCTGTCTCCGTTCCAGGGCTGGTTCGCCGGCGTGCCGGTGCTCGAGTGGCTGGCGGTCGACGGCTGGTGGTGGCTGATCGCCAAGGCGTTCTTCTTCGCCAGCTGCTTCGTGTGGTTCCGCGCCACGTTCCCGCGCTACCGCTATGACCAGATCATGCGCCTGGGCTGGAAGGTGTTCATCCCGCTGGCGATCGCGTGGATCGCGGTTACCGCGTTGATGGCGTATTTCGGCGTGTTCGAGGCAGGTGCGTGA
- the nuoG gene encoding NADH-quinone oxidoreductase subunit NuoG: MSAQPVNPNLAPDQVTVFIDGVEMAAPKGSMIIHAADKAGIPIPRFCYHDKLAIAANCRMCLVDVEKMGKPAPACATPVMDGMRVQTRSEKALKSQRNVMEFLLINHPLDCPVCDQGGECELQDLSLGYGRSVSRFSERKRVVADEDMGPLVATDMTRCIQCTRCIRFTAEIAGTYELGGMQRGESLQIGTYDGKPLTTELSGNVIDVCPVGALTNKVFRFRARPWELIARESLGYHDALGSNLFLHSRRGEVMRAVPRDNEAVNECWISDRDRYSHQGLYADDRATRPLLRVASNGDEGDWREASWDEALARAAQILRDNAADDLGILVHPATSNEEGALLARLAEALGTGNLDHRISQRDLSDAAVAEPFAMPVEDIEQADAIVIVGSHLRFELPLLHQRVRKAWVRGARVHVVNPVDFEFAFDIASKTIVAPSGIAAALGATELAAALKDSARMVVIVGGVAENGAHAADIRAAAAALATAGNAALCRIPQGANALGLARNGVLPASRDASAMLAQPRSGYVMYGIEPGLDFADQANAMSALGGAQVVAFSHFACASTRRIADVILPIGLLPEIDATLTNLDGREQRAVAAGKLPDEARPGWKALRALGGLLALPGFEFVDLAEVRAGMAPRGVVVSASAATVGEGEGFELAVSQAIYRTDGVTRRAAALQAHPLTAGPRITLHPDDASAAGVADGAMAKVSNHAGTATLQVVASDRVARGAAWIESGYGATAALAGGRARVVAA; encoded by the coding sequence CGGTTCTGCTACCACGACAAGCTCGCCATCGCCGCCAACTGCCGCATGTGCCTGGTCGACGTGGAGAAGATGGGCAAGCCCGCGCCTGCCTGTGCCACGCCGGTGATGGACGGCATGCGCGTGCAGACGCGCAGCGAAAAGGCGCTCAAGTCGCAGCGCAACGTGATGGAATTCCTGCTCATCAACCACCCGCTCGACTGCCCGGTCTGCGACCAGGGCGGCGAGTGCGAGCTGCAGGACCTGTCGCTCGGCTACGGCCGTTCGGTCAGCCGCTTCAGCGAACGCAAGCGCGTGGTGGCCGACGAGGACATGGGCCCGCTGGTCGCCACCGACATGACGCGCTGCATCCAGTGCACGCGCTGCATCCGCTTCACCGCGGAAATCGCCGGCACCTACGAACTCGGCGGCATGCAGCGCGGCGAAAGCCTGCAGATCGGCACCTACGACGGCAAGCCGCTGACCACCGAGCTGTCCGGCAACGTGATCGACGTGTGCCCGGTTGGCGCGCTCACCAACAAGGTGTTCCGCTTCCGCGCGCGCCCGTGGGAGCTGATCGCACGCGAGTCGCTGGGCTACCACGACGCCCTCGGCAGCAACCTGTTCCTGCATTCGCGCCGCGGCGAGGTGATGCGCGCGGTTCCGCGCGACAACGAGGCCGTCAACGAGTGCTGGATCTCGGACCGTGACCGCTATTCGCACCAGGGCCTGTACGCCGACGACCGCGCAACCCGGCCGCTGCTGCGCGTCGCCAGCAATGGCGATGAAGGCGACTGGCGCGAGGCATCGTGGGACGAGGCGCTGGCGCGTGCCGCGCAGATCCTGCGCGACAACGCCGCCGACGACCTCGGCATCCTGGTGCATCCGGCAACCTCCAACGAGGAGGGCGCGCTGCTGGCGCGCCTGGCCGAGGCACTTGGCACCGGCAACCTGGACCACCGCATTTCCCAGCGCGACCTGTCCGACGCCGCGGTGGCCGAGCCGTTCGCCATGCCGGTCGAGGACATCGAGCAGGCCGACGCGATCGTCATCGTCGGCAGCCACCTGCGCTTCGAGTTGCCGCTGCTGCACCAGCGCGTGCGCAAGGCCTGGGTACGCGGCGCCCGCGTGCACGTGGTCAATCCGGTCGACTTCGAGTTCGCCTTCGACATCGCGTCGAAGACGATCGTTGCGCCTTCCGGCATCGCCGCCGCGCTTGGCGCCACGGAGCTTGCCGCTGCGCTGAAGGACAGCGCGAGGATGGTCGTCATCGTGGGCGGCGTGGCCGAGAACGGCGCGCACGCCGCGGACATCCGCGCCGCCGCCGCCGCGCTCGCCACCGCCGGCAACGCCGCGCTGTGCCGCATCCCGCAGGGCGCGAATGCGCTCGGCCTGGCGCGCAACGGCGTGCTGCCCGCGTCGCGCGACGCCAGCGCCATGCTCGCGCAGCCGCGCAGCGGCTACGTGATGTACGGCATCGAGCCGGGCCTCGACTTCGCCGACCAGGCGAACGCGATGTCCGCACTCGGCGGCGCGCAGGTCGTGGCCTTCAGCCACTTCGCCTGCGCGTCGACGCGCCGCATTGCCGACGTGATCCTGCCGATCGGCCTGCTGCCCGAAATCGACGCCACCCTCACCAACCTCGATGGTCGCGAGCAGCGCGCCGTCGCCGCCGGCAAGTTGCCGGACGAAGCGCGCCCGGGGTGGAAGGCACTGCGTGCACTCGGTGGGCTGCTGGCGCTGCCGGGCTTCGAGTTCGTCGACCTCGCCGAGGTGCGCGCCGGCATGGCGCCGCGCGGCGTCGTGGTGTCGGCATCCGCGGCCACGGTGGGCGAGGGCGAAGGCTTCGAGCTGGCCGTGTCGCAGGCGATCTATCGCACCGACGGCGTGACGCGTCGCGCCGCCGCACTGCAGGCACATCCGCTCACCGCCGGTCCGCGCATCACGCTTCATCCCGACGATGCGTCGGCGGCAGGCGTGGCCGATGGCGCGATGGCCAAGGTCTCCAACCATGCCGGCACGGCCACCCTCCAGGTGGTCGCCAGCGATCGCGTCGCGCGCGGCGCGGCGTGGATCGAATCCGGCTACGGCGCCACGGCGGCACTCGCCGGCGGCCGCGCACGGGTGGTGGCGGCATGA